One genomic region from Cellulomonas hominis encodes:
- a CDS encoding L-rhamnose mutarotase translates to MRYCFTSRVDPRHLDAYRARHAAVWPEMLEALRDAGWRDYSLFLGDDGLLVGYFEADDNDLAQARMAATEVNARWQAEMAALFEADGPPDEGFRYLPEVFHLEDQLRAAGGASASGE, encoded by the coding sequence ATGCGCTACTGCTTCACCTCCCGCGTCGACCCCCGTCACCTGGACGCCTACCGCGCGCGGCACGCCGCCGTCTGGCCGGAGATGCTCGAGGCCCTGCGGGACGCCGGCTGGCGGGACTACTCGCTGTTCCTCGGCGACGACGGCCTGCTGGTCGGGTACTTCGAGGCCGACGACAACGACCTGGCCCAGGCGCGGATGGCGGCGACCGAGGTGAACGCCCGGTGGCAGGCCGAGATGGCCGCGCTGTTCGAGGCGGACGGCCCGCCGGACGAGGGGTTCCGGTACCTGCCGGAGGTGTTCCACCTGGAGGACCAGCTCCGTGCGGCCGGCGGGGCCTCCGCGAGCGGCGAGTGA
- a CDS encoding C-glycoside deglycosidase beta subunit domain-containing protein has product MPTLFMKLPHEDKVLRPDALRELTLAGETVGFTLDIGLNYYRGLPLSAVERLELTVDGEAVPAHLMLFEFNEKLFQPEHLALAWTEFWGIKRDLRVRVFNGGLAEGAHEVALHLELRNVSMQFGPGTYGMIDGSAVRTLVLQKEESK; this is encoded by the coding sequence GTGCCCACGCTGTTCATGAAGCTCCCGCACGAGGACAAGGTGCTGCGGCCCGACGCCCTCCGGGAGCTGACGCTGGCCGGCGAGACCGTCGGCTTCACGCTCGACATCGGTCTCAACTACTACCGCGGACTGCCGCTGTCGGCCGTCGAGCGGCTGGAGCTCACCGTCGACGGCGAGGCCGTCCCGGCGCACCTGATGCTGTTCGAGTTCAACGAGAAGCTGTTCCAGCCCGAGCACCTCGCGCTGGCCTGGACCGAGTTCTGGGGGATCAAGCGCGACCTGCGGGTCCGGGTGTTCAACGGCGGCCTCGCGGAGGGGGCGCACGAGGTCGCGCTGCACCTGGAGCTGCGCAACGTGTCCATGCAGTTCGGCCCGGGCACCTACGGGATGATCGACGGCTCCGCCGTCCGCACGCTGGTGCTGCAGAAGGAGGAGTCCAAGTGA
- a CDS encoding DUF1540 domain-containing protein — MSTLMDQPPVSECSVDGCSYNHDHACNAAAITVGGTGDAQCFTFIPLSVKGGLDRVVSHVGACQRVDCTHNEHLECAADSVRIGAGHDLADCLTFQPVPA, encoded by the coding sequence ATGAGCACCCTCATGGACCAGCCGCCCGTCTCCGAGTGCTCGGTCGACGGCTGCTCGTACAACCACGACCACGCCTGCAACGCCGCCGCGATCACGGTCGGCGGCACCGGTGACGCCCAGTGCTTCACGTTCATCCCGCTCAGCGTCAAGGGCGGGCTCGACCGCGTCGTGTCCCACGTGGGCGCGTGCCAGCGGGTCGACTGCACGCACAACGAGCACCTCGAGTGCGCGGCGGACTCGGTCCGCATCGGCGCCGGCCACGACCTGGCCGACTGCCTGACGTTCCAGCCCGTCCCGGCCTGA
- a CDS encoding NINE protein has protein sequence MTDQQPPAAPGDPQPYGVQPYAPQPYPGADPYADPAAYGDPGAYGAGYGAPAYGAPAYAAPAYGAPAYGGPAAGAPYGYDPVSGQPWSEKTRATAGLLSLLLPFVGVCGVGRLYAGQTGIGLAQLLGFFLGGLLMFVLIGFVIVPAVWIWSVVDGIVLLANGGRDGHGRPLR, from the coding sequence ATGACCGACCAGCAGCCCCCTGCCGCGCCCGGAGACCCGCAGCCGTACGGCGTGCAGCCCTACGCCCCGCAGCCGTACCCGGGTGCGGACCCGTACGCCGACCCGGCCGCGTACGGCGACCCGGGCGCGTACGGCGCGGGCTACGGTGCGCCCGCCTACGGCGCCCCCGCGTACGCCGCGCCGGCCTACGGGGCGCCCGCCTACGGCGGCCCGGCCGCCGGCGCGCCCTACGGCTACGACCCGGTCTCCGGCCAGCCGTGGTCCGAGAAGACCCGCGCCACCGCCGGCCTGCTGTCGCTGCTGCTCCCGTTCGTCGGCGTGTGCGGCGTGGGTCGGCTGTACGCCGGGCAGACCGGCATCGGACTGGCGCAGCTCCTCGGGTTCTTCCTGGGCGGGCTGCTCATGTTCGTGCTGATCGGGTTCGTCATCGTCCCGGCGGTGTGGATCTGGTCGGTCGTCGACGGGATCGTGCTGCTCGCCAACGGCGGTCGCGACGGCCACGGGCGCCCCCTGCGCTGA
- a CDS encoding ROK family transcriptional regulator, with protein MHDEGGPAHQPGSAGEVLGLLRHGRVRTRTELAELTKQSRTTISQRLAVLVGAGLVREADRAASTGGRPSAAFAFDGAAHHVLAVDLGARHATYAVADLDGTVLATTTDPVRVADGPQVVIELVGRRLEELRAGLGLSGRAPRALGIGLPGPVDHTSGRPTSPPIMPGWDGCDVRRVLGERFGCPVFADNDANLLALGERALAYPDVDDLVYVKVATGIGAGIISGGRLLHGAAGAAGDLGHVHSPAAGDRMCRCGNRGCLEALAGGQAVAAALTAQGVPARSSADLTRLVQEGSLPTIQALRAAGRALGDVLSTCIALLNPRVLVLGGEMVAIGEPLLAGVRESVFSRALPLAGRDLRVAVARSGALGGVRGAAHLAIEGALAPAALAALEIPAGDEGRAAG; from the coding sequence ATGCATGACGAGGGCGGTCCGGCGCACCAGCCGGGCAGCGCGGGGGAGGTGCTCGGCCTCCTCCGGCACGGGCGGGTGCGCACCCGCACCGAGCTCGCGGAGCTCACCAAGCAGTCGCGCACGACGATCTCGCAGCGCCTCGCTGTGCTGGTGGGCGCCGGCCTCGTGCGCGAGGCCGACAGGGCGGCGTCGACGGGCGGCCGGCCGTCGGCAGCGTTCGCGTTCGACGGCGCCGCGCACCACGTGCTCGCGGTCGACCTCGGTGCCCGGCACGCCACCTACGCCGTCGCCGACCTCGACGGGACCGTCCTCGCCACCACCACCGACCCGGTCCGCGTGGCGGACGGGCCCCAGGTCGTCATCGAGCTGGTGGGTCGGCGCCTCGAGGAGCTGCGCGCGGGACTCGGTCTGAGCGGCCGCGCGCCGCGGGCGCTCGGCATCGGGCTGCCCGGACCGGTCGACCACACGAGCGGCCGGCCGACCAGCCCGCCGATCATGCCGGGCTGGGACGGCTGCGACGTGCGCCGGGTGCTGGGCGAACGGTTCGGCTGCCCGGTCTTCGCCGACAACGACGCGAACCTGCTCGCCCTCGGCGAACGGGCGCTCGCGTACCCGGACGTCGACGACCTGGTCTACGTGAAGGTGGCGACCGGCATCGGCGCGGGCATCATCAGCGGCGGCCGGCTGCTGCACGGCGCGGCCGGCGCGGCAGGCGACCTCGGCCACGTGCACAGCCCCGCCGCCGGCGACAGGATGTGCCGCTGCGGGAACCGCGGGTGCCTCGAGGCGCTCGCGGGCGGGCAGGCCGTCGCCGCGGCCCTCACGGCCCAGGGCGTCCCCGCCCGGTCGTCCGCGGACCTCACGCGCCTCGTCCAGGAGGGCAGCCTCCCGACGATCCAGGCGTTGCGTGCGGCCGGCCGCGCCCTGGGCGACGTCCTCAGCACCTGCATCGCCCTGCTCAACCCCCGGGTGCTCGTGCTCGGCGGCGAGATGGTGGCGATCGGCGAACCGCTGCTCGCCGGCGTCCGCGAGTCGGTGTTCTCCCGTGCGCTGCCGCTGGCGGGACGAGACCTGCGGGTCGCCGTCGCCCGCTCGGGCGCGCTCGGCGGCGTGCGCGGCGCCGCGCACCTGGCCATCGAGGGCGCCCTGGCGCCGGCCGCGCTGGCGGCTCTCGAGATCCCGGCCGGCGACGAGGGCCGCGCCGCCGGCTGA
- a CDS encoding NAD(P)-binding oxidoreductase: MRIAIAGGHGQIARRLSRLLAGRGDTPVAIVRNAAHVADVEADGATAVLLDLEDTDAAALATHLAGADAVVFAAGAGPGSGAGRKDTVDRAAAALLADAAATAGVRRYLLVSSVGAGAEPPPGTDEVFAAYLRAKTAAEEDLRGRDLDWTILRPGALTDDPGTGHVRLGPEIPRGKVPRDDVAAVLVGLLDEPRTAGLTLELSEGAVPVAAAVVAATERED; this comes from the coding sequence ATGCGCATCGCCATCGCCGGGGGCCACGGGCAGATCGCCCGACGCCTGAGCCGGCTGCTCGCGGGGCGCGGCGACACCCCCGTCGCGATCGTGCGCAACGCCGCGCACGTCGCGGACGTCGAGGCCGACGGCGCCACCGCCGTGCTGCTCGACCTCGAGGACACCGACGCCGCCGCGCTCGCCACCCACCTGGCCGGCGCGGACGCCGTCGTGTTCGCCGCGGGCGCCGGACCCGGCAGCGGGGCCGGCCGCAAGGACACCGTGGACCGCGCGGCCGCCGCCCTGCTCGCCGACGCCGCCGCCACCGCCGGGGTCCGCCGGTACCTGCTCGTGTCGTCCGTGGGCGCGGGTGCGGAGCCGCCGCCCGGCACCGACGAGGTGTTCGCCGCCTACCTGCGCGCGAAGACCGCGGCCGAGGAGGACCTCCGGGGCCGCGACCTCGACTGGACGATCCTGCGCCCCGGCGCCCTGACCGACGACCCGGGCACCGGGCACGTGCGGCTCGGGCCGGAGATCCCGCGCGGGAAGGTCCCGCGGGACGACGTGGCGGCCGTCCTCGTGGGGCTGCTCGACGAGCCCCGCACCGCCGGGCTCACGCTGGAGCTGTCGGAGGGCGCGGTGCCCGTGGCGGCGGCGGTCGTGGCGGCGACGGAGCGCGAGGACTGA
- the upp gene encoding uracil phosphoribosyltransferase, whose product MRLHVADHPLVAHKLSVLRNKDTSSPTFRKLVDELVTLLAYEATRDVRTEPVEIETPVTRTTGVKIAEPLPLVVPILRAGLGMLDGMTRLMPTAEVGFLGMQRDETTLEAVTYANRLPEDLTGRQCFLVDPMLATGGTLVAAIDYLFARGARDVTAVCLLAAPEGLKVVEEAVGDRGDVTVVVAAVDERLNEKAYIVPGLGDAGDRLYGVV is encoded by the coding sequence ATGCGCCTGCACGTCGCCGACCACCCGCTCGTCGCCCACAAGCTGTCGGTGCTCCGCAACAAGGACACGTCCTCGCCGACGTTCCGCAAGCTCGTCGACGAGCTCGTGACCCTGCTCGCCTACGAGGCCACCCGCGACGTGCGCACCGAGCCGGTCGAGATCGAGACCCCGGTCACCCGGACCACCGGCGTGAAGATCGCCGAGCCGCTGCCGCTCGTCGTCCCGATCCTGCGCGCCGGCCTCGGCATGCTCGACGGCATGACCCGGCTGATGCCGACCGCCGAGGTCGGGTTCCTCGGCATGCAGCGCGACGAGACGACCCTCGAGGCCGTCACCTACGCCAACCGCCTGCCGGAGGACCTCACCGGCCGGCAGTGCTTCCTGGTCGACCCGATGCTCGCCACGGGCGGCACGCTGGTCGCGGCCATCGACTACCTGTTCGCCCGCGGTGCCCGCGACGTCACGGCCGTGTGCCTGCTGGCCGCGCCCGAGGGCCTCAAGGTCGTCGAGGAGGCCGTCGGCGACCGCGGCGACGTCACCGTCGTCGTCGCCGCCGTGGACGAGCGCCTCAACGAGAAGGCGTACATCGTCCCCGGCCTCGGCGACGCCGGCGACCGCCTCTACGGCGTCGTCTGA
- a CDS encoding Type 1 glutamine amidotransferase-like domain-containing protein — protein MTALLLLSLGHGAVPAFLAAHAPADRPLTIGYVPDAARADPAAPWAVAERDRVAALGHAVVDVRLTGATPADVAAALGGVDALYVAGGNTFALLDALRSSGADALVADRVRAGLPYIGSSAGSIVAGPSAEPATLMDDPAEAPGLTDRRGLGLTDAVVVPHADGKLPPYPLELIGRTLDRYGSDHELVPLCDDEALLVTGPGWTVVASA, from the coding sequence GTGACCGCCCTCCTCCTGCTCTCGCTCGGCCACGGCGCCGTGCCCGCGTTCCTCGCCGCCCACGCCCCCGCGGACCGCCCGCTGACGATCGGCTACGTCCCGGACGCCGCCCGCGCGGACCCCGCCGCCCCGTGGGCCGTCGCCGAGCGGGACCGCGTCGCCGCCCTCGGGCACGCGGTCGTCGACGTCCGCCTCACCGGCGCGACCCCGGCGGACGTGGCCGCGGCGCTCGGCGGCGTGGACGCCCTGTACGTCGCCGGCGGGAACACGTTCGCCCTGCTGGACGCCCTGCGGTCGTCCGGCGCGGACGCCCTGGTCGCCGACAGGGTCCGGGCCGGGCTGCCCTACATCGGCTCCAGCGCGGGGTCCATCGTCGCCGGGCCGAGCGCCGAGCCCGCCACGCTCATGGACGACCCCGCGGAGGCGCCCGGGCTCACCGACCGGCGCGGGCTCGGGCTGACGGACGCGGTCGTCGTGCCGCACGCCGACGGCAAGCTGCCGCCGTACCCGTTGGAGCTCATCGGGCGGACCCTCGACCGGTACGGGTCGGACCACGAGCTGGTGCCGCTGTGCGACGACGAGGCGCTGCTCGTCACCGGGCCGGGATGGACGGTCGTGGCGTCCGCCTGA
- a CDS encoding sugar phosphate isomerase/epimerase family protein — MKIGTIEQAISLYGFSERLVDRRDYGVDDMFAELASLGIQKFELIGSQVFDQYPRPKAAEISAVLDSAARHGVTPFSYGGYTDVGRITGHDATDDEIMLDVTSDLLTARDLGATFLRAGAIPVRLLEQSAAMAERHRVRIGIEVHAPSRPSDANIQALLARMDEIDSPYLGLVPDFGCFIERPAQPAIDRHLANGARQELIDYVIEHRHDGLDEPGMQAQIASMGGGVAEKAAVSEFFGFLSFGPADVEGFTTLLHRTQYFHSKFYHVTEDLQDPQIPVERLLEAIVKSGFEGILLSEYEGHAFHLDDAHEQLERHLRLEQKILTGLQG; from the coding sequence GTGAAGATCGGGACCATCGAGCAGGCCATCTCGCTCTACGGGTTCTCCGAGCGGCTGGTCGACCGGCGCGACTACGGCGTCGACGACATGTTCGCCGAGCTGGCCTCCCTGGGCATCCAGAAGTTCGAGCTGATCGGGTCCCAGGTCTTCGACCAGTACCCGCGCCCGAAGGCGGCCGAGATCTCCGCCGTCCTCGACTCCGCCGCGCGGCACGGCGTGACCCCCTTCAGCTATGGCGGGTACACCGACGTGGGCCGGATCACCGGCCACGACGCGACCGACGACGAGATCATGCTCGACGTCACCTCGGACCTGCTGACCGCCCGCGACCTCGGCGCGACGTTCCTGCGGGCCGGCGCCATCCCGGTGCGGCTGCTCGAGCAGTCGGCGGCGATGGCCGAGCGGCACCGCGTCCGCATCGGCATCGAGGTGCACGCGCCGTCGCGGCCGAGCGACGCGAACATCCAGGCGCTGCTGGCGAGGATGGACGAGATCGACAGCCCCTACCTCGGCCTGGTGCCGGACTTCGGGTGCTTCATCGAGCGCCCCGCCCAGCCGGCGATCGACCGGCACCTGGCGAACGGCGCCCGGCAGGAGCTCATCGACTACGTCATCGAGCACCGGCACGACGGCCTGGACGAGCCGGGCATGCAGGCGCAGATCGCCTCGATGGGCGGCGGCGTGGCCGAGAAGGCGGCGGTGAGCGAGTTCTTCGGGTTCCTCTCGTTCGGGCCCGCCGACGTCGAGGGGTTCACGACGCTGCTGCACCGCACGCAGTACTTCCACTCGAAGTTCTACCACGTGACCGAGGACCTGCAGGACCCGCAGATCCCCGTCGAGCGGCTGCTCGAGGCGATCGTGAAGTCCGGCTTCGAGGGCATCCTCCTGTCCGAGTACGAGGGCCACGCGTTCCACCTCGACGACGCCCACGAGCAGCTCGAGCGGCACCTGCGGCTCGAGCAGAAGATCCTCACGGGGCTCCAGGGCTGA
- a CDS encoding M1 family metallopeptidase: MPSSRRLLASAAFAGLLLLAAPSGPAGAEPAPPAAVVAAVPAVPAAPAVLQAAGPLRAAEDRTEGLRVETSATYTVDLAASVVHVEHLATLTHQTPSSGAWYYTFEEFAVPTLPGATGVAATWDDGTALRFRLQPGTDEYVPAVVVSLRPVLTYGDTRTLRVTYDLPAQPPRVATYAQVNPAFATFPVILDGDPGLASARVVVPDGPEVEVVGDAMAPTSAGGSTTWSADAVADPVAWQAQVVVRDDDALVPADVAYGDGVRVLGWPDDAEWLAFTTDLARRGLPVLEEAIGRSWTVTGELRILEAATPSAYGYAGWYDHASGTIEIGDTLDARVTLHELAHAWFNGTTFEGRWIGEALADEYAALAMERLGQERPVPAPLDPSRPDAVRLVDWEDARADGPEAGTHDEYGYAASWWVAHEVAAEIGAESLSAVVAAAVDGVDAYPAATDDAGPSGPTGWQRLLDLLEQVGGSQRAEQVFRDVVVAQGDLPLLDARAAARAEYRRLLDAGAGWAPPAAVRDAMADWDFAAATAAVPAVLALLEERDALTAELDGAGLDAPGALQGQVENAGSVAEAAEQVDDAARAASALVAADAGRDDADPFTRLGLLVGGVDGDLAAGAAALDEGRYDDAAAAAERASATLGSAPARAAAVLAGLLVLAAGGVVLVRRRRSDPTPAPAGPRAPADPSHPVA; the protein is encoded by the coding sequence ATGCCCTCGTCCCGCCGCCTGCTCGCGAGCGCCGCCTTCGCGGGGCTGCTGCTCCTGGCCGCGCCGTCCGGACCCGCGGGCGCGGAGCCGGCGCCGCCCGCAGCGGTGGTCGCCGCCGTTCCCGCCGTCCCCGCCGCGCCCGCCGTCCTGCAGGCCGCCGGCCCGCTCCGGGCGGCCGAGGACCGCACCGAGGGCCTGCGCGTCGAGACGTCGGCCACCTACACGGTGGACCTGGCGGCGAGCGTCGTGCACGTCGAGCACCTCGCGACGCTGACCCACCAGACCCCGTCGTCGGGCGCCTGGTACTACACGTTCGAGGAGTTCGCGGTGCCCACGCTGCCGGGAGCGACGGGCGTGGCCGCGACGTGGGACGACGGCACGGCGCTGCGGTTCCGGCTCCAGCCCGGCACCGACGAGTACGTCCCCGCGGTCGTGGTGTCGCTGCGCCCGGTGCTCACGTACGGCGACACCCGGACGCTGCGGGTGACGTACGACCTGCCGGCGCAGCCGCCGCGCGTCGCGACGTACGCGCAGGTGAACCCGGCGTTCGCGACGTTCCCGGTGATCCTCGACGGCGACCCGGGGCTCGCGTCCGCGCGCGTCGTCGTGCCGGACGGCCCCGAGGTCGAGGTGGTCGGTGACGCGATGGCCCCGACGTCCGCCGGCGGCAGCACCACGTGGAGCGCGGACGCCGTCGCCGACCCCGTCGCGTGGCAGGCGCAGGTGGTCGTCCGGGACGACGACGCGCTCGTGCCGGCCGACGTCGCGTACGGCGACGGGGTGCGGGTGCTCGGCTGGCCGGACGACGCGGAGTGGCTGGCGTTCACCACCGACCTGGCGAGGCGCGGGCTGCCGGTCCTGGAGGAGGCGATCGGCCGCTCGTGGACGGTGACGGGCGAGCTGCGCATCCTCGAGGCGGCCACCCCGAGCGCCTACGGGTACGCCGGCTGGTACGACCACGCCAGCGGGACCATCGAGATCGGCGACACCCTCGACGCGCGCGTCACCCTGCACGAGCTCGCGCACGCCTGGTTCAACGGGACGACGTTCGAGGGCCGGTGGATCGGCGAGGCGCTCGCCGACGAGTACGCCGCGCTGGCGATGGAGCGCCTCGGGCAGGAGCGGCCCGTGCCCGCGCCGCTGGACCCGTCACGTCCGGACGCCGTGCGGCTGGTCGACTGGGAGGACGCCCGCGCGGACGGGCCCGAGGCGGGGACGCACGACGAGTACGGGTACGCCGCGTCCTGGTGGGTGGCGCACGAGGTGGCCGCGGAGATCGGCGCGGAGAGCCTGTCCGCCGTCGTCGCCGCCGCGGTGGACGGCGTGGACGCGTACCCCGCCGCGACCGACGACGCGGGTCCGTCCGGCCCGACCGGCTGGCAGCGGCTGCTGGACCTGCTCGAGCAGGTCGGCGGCTCCCAGCGGGCGGAGCAGGTGTTCCGGGACGTCGTCGTCGCGCAGGGCGACCTGCCGCTGCTCGACGCGCGCGCCGCCGCCCGGGCCGAGTACCGGCGCCTGCTCGACGCCGGTGCCGGCTGGGCGCCGCCCGCTGCGGTGCGCGACGCCATGGCGGACTGGGACTTCGCCGCCGCGACGGCCGCGGTGCCGGCGGTGCTCGCGCTGCTCGAGGAGCGGGACGCCCTGACCGCGGAGCTCGACGGCGCGGGCCTGGACGCCCCCGGGGCCCTGCAGGGCCAGGTCGAGAACGCGGGCTCGGTCGCCGAGGCCGCCGAGCAGGTCGACGACGCGGCCCGGGCGGCCAGCGCGCTGGTGGCCGCCGACGCCGGCCGGGACGACGCGGACCCGTTCACCCGGCTCGGCCTGCTGGTCGGCGGGGTGGACGGCGACCTCGCCGCGGGGGCCGCCGCGCTGGACGAGGGCCGGTACGACGACGCGGCGGCCGCCGCGGAGCGGGCGTCGGCGACGCTGGGTTCGGCCCCGGCGCGCGCGGCGGCGGTGCTGGCGGGCCTGCTGGTGCTGGCGGCCGGCGGCGTGGTCCTGGTCCGCCGCCGGCGGTCCGACCCCACCCCGGCCCCGGCCGGACCCCGGGCCCCGGCCGACCCGTCCCACCCGGTCGCCTGA
- a CDS encoding MFS transporter: protein MARPTDPTTHRWWTLAAVSLTQLLIILDGTIVNIALPSAQTELGLSDGSRQWVVTAYALTFGAFLLLGGRVADYWGRKRAYLLGLALFGAGSAWGGLTHSGGELLVARGVQGVAAALMAPAALAFVTLSFPDGAERNRAFAIFGSLGGAGSAIGMLLGGVLTEFLSWRWCLLINVPLVVVGVVAGAVLLQENRAAGDRRYDVAGAVTATLGFGLLVYGLTLAEHSWTSAATLGTVTSGLLLVGLFVLVEHRSSRPLLPLRVLADRTRAAAFAIQGLIGMVGVGAMVYLALHLQLVLHLPPLQAGLGTLPFTAALMGAVPAAIRMIDRVGPRRQMIVGPLISALGLVLLTQVSDGGSYWTEVLPGVVLMGLGMGFTVVPLNNLALHRVAPHDAGVASATITATNQLGGSIGLAVLTAVYTAVVGTGSMVTGNATVFAVGAGIYLTAAAVAWWLVRPERGAGPTGDDRVPEPAAAVGS, encoded by the coding sequence GTGGCACGCCCGACCGACCCCACCACCCACCGGTGGTGGACCCTCGCAGCCGTCTCGCTGACGCAGCTGCTCATCATCCTCGACGGGACCATCGTCAACATCGCCCTGCCCAGCGCCCAGACCGAGCTCGGCCTGAGCGACGGGAGCCGCCAGTGGGTGGTGACCGCCTACGCGCTCACCTTCGGCGCGTTCCTGCTGCTCGGCGGACGCGTCGCCGACTACTGGGGTCGCAAGCGGGCCTACCTGCTCGGGCTGGCCCTGTTCGGCGCGGGCTCGGCATGGGGCGGTCTCACGCACAGCGGTGGCGAGCTCCTCGTCGCCCGTGGCGTGCAGGGCGTCGCGGCCGCGCTGATGGCGCCTGCGGCGCTGGCCTTCGTCACGCTCAGCTTCCCGGACGGCGCCGAACGCAACCGCGCCTTCGCGATCTTCGGTTCCCTCGGCGGGGCGGGCTCCGCCATCGGCATGCTGCTCGGCGGCGTGCTCACCGAGTTCCTCTCCTGGCGGTGGTGCCTGCTCATCAACGTGCCCCTGGTCGTCGTCGGCGTCGTCGCGGGAGCGGTGCTGCTGCAGGAGAACCGCGCGGCCGGCGACCGGCGCTACGACGTGGCAGGTGCGGTCACCGCGACCCTCGGCTTCGGGCTGCTGGTCTACGGGCTCACGCTCGCGGAGCACTCCTGGACCTCGGCCGCGACCCTCGGCACGGTGACCAGCGGTCTGCTGCTGGTCGGTCTGTTCGTCCTGGTGGAGCACCGGTCCTCGCGGCCGCTGCTGCCGCTGCGGGTGCTCGCCGACCGGACCCGCGCCGCGGCGTTCGCGATCCAGGGCCTGATCGGCATGGTCGGCGTCGGCGCGATGGTCTACCTGGCCCTGCACCTCCAGCTCGTGCTGCATCTGCCGCCCCTGCAGGCGGGTCTCGGCACGCTGCCCTTCACCGCGGCCCTGATGGGCGCGGTGCCGGCCGCGATCCGGATGATCGACCGGGTCGGCCCGCGGCGGCAGATGATCGTCGGCCCTCTGATCAGCGCACTCGGCCTGGTCCTCTTGACCCAGGTCTCGGACGGCGGCTCGTACTGGACCGAGGTGCTCCCGGGCGTGGTGCTCATGGGGCTGGGCATGGGCTTCACGGTCGTGCCGCTCAACAACCTCGCACTGCACCGGGTGGCCCCGCACGACGCGGGCGTCGCGTCGGCCACGATCACCGCGACCAACCAGCTCGGCGGCTCGATCGGGCTCGCGGTGCTGACCGCGGTCTACACCGCGGTGGTGGGGACGGGGTCGATGGTGACCGGGAACGCGACGGTGTTCGCGGTGGGTGCGGGGATCTACCTCACCGCCGCGGCGGTCGCGTGGTGGCTCGTCCGCCCCGAGCGGGGAGCGGGTCCCACGGGAGACGATCGGGTCCCGGAGCCGGCGGCCGCGGTCGGCTCCTGA